The nucleotide sequence AGTCTTCCAACACTTGGCGTGAACATCATTAACACGATGCCCGACTACAGCGCCCGACCTCAGGCCACGGGATACAAGGCGATGGCGGGTGCCGCCAAAGGGCATATGTGCGCCTTGCGCCTGGATGGAAAGCTGGATTGCTGGGGCGCTTTCATGTATCGAAACGGAAAAAACACCGGCAACAATTTTGCTGCTGAAGTCACCGGAGCCACCGACATCCGTGACATTGGCATAGGGTATGCTGAGCACAATTGCTACATTGACACAGCTGGTGAAGTTTACTGCTTTGGTGAAAACGCCACCCGTCAACTGGGTAATGGTCTGACAACAGGGACCGCAACCCCGCAAAAGCTTGCGGGGTACACCGGCGTGAAAAAGGTTACGGTCGGCATGGGCTTCACCTGCATCATCACCTCCACCGATCAAGTGCGCTGCTGGGGCAACAATGCCGACGCTACTGTTGGTCAGGCGACCACCACGAGCGTTTATAGCACACCAACTCTATATGGATACATCACCAAAGCCATCGACGTGGCTGCGGGATATCGCATGGCCTGTGCCATCGATGAAGACGCGGGCACCCGCACCGTCAAGTGCTGGGGCAAGATGGGCACCGGAGCTGTGGCAACGCCCGTTCCAATTTCAATCACAGGTCTACCAAACGACATTGCCACTCTTACCGTCAACGGCAGCGCTTATGCAGATGTTCGTCATGCCTGTGGTCTGACGGCAACCGGGGATGTCTGGTGCTGGGGCAGCAACTATCGATCCCGTCGTGGTGCTGCTTCCGGATCAGTGCCGTGGGCCGCCGCCAATATGGTGGCTATGCCGGTGAAAGCAAAAAAAGTCAAAGTGGGTACAGACAGCACCTGCGCCCTAGGTGTTGACAACAATCTTTACTGCTGGGGTATGGGACTGCCCTCGGCCACAAATCAGTATGAACTGACCGAAAGCTTTGTCCCTCAGCGGATGGACAGCTTTGGTGAAACGATCACCGACTTCCAGTTGGGCGAACTGGCCAGCTGCGCGGTGACAGCGTCAACCCGAGTGAAATGCTGGGGCTTCAATCGCTATGGAGAAGTGGGCAATGGTTTGTGGGGGGATGGTTTCCGCGCGGCTGCCTTCAGTCCTGGACAGTCTTCTGCCACCTACACGCAGGTCGTGACCGGTGCGGCCTCCACTTGCGCTTTGCGCTCGAATAAAACTGTCACCTGCTGGGGGCAAAACGATGAAGGACAATTAGGCACCAACAATCGCAACGCACTGACACGCCCCCATTTCACGCTGCCGATCACGAACGTTCAAAAAATCACCGGTCGTTTCCAGCACTACTGCGCACTCACCGAAGCAGGAGCGGTCTTCTGTTGGGGTCTTAATGAAACCGGTCAGATTGGAAACAATTCTGCAAGTGGCGAACGCGTGCTGACTCCTTACCAGATCCCGCAAACATATCCGGCCGGCGTTGCCGGACTGCCTGGCAGTATCAAAGATGTTTCCGCCGGATACAACCACACTTGCGCCGTCAATTCTTCTGGTGGGGTTCTATGTTGGGGTAATAATGGTGCCGGTGAATCAGGGCATGCCACCATTTCGGAAGCAAGACCTTACCCTACCGCCGTCCCAAATCTGACTTCAGGAGTGGTAAGCGTTCACGCCGGCATCAGTAGCACCTGCGCCATCAAGGCCACGGCCACCACCAAAGAAATCTATTGCTGGGGTTACAATGCAAACGGAATTGTGGGCGCTAGCACGCCGATAGGTGGAGCCACTCACGTGCCGCAGCTGATTGAAACCATCACCACAACAAAAGAAGTCAAAATATCCATCGGCAACTATGGTGCCTGCTACCTGCATGATGGGACAGTCAAATGCTGGGGAACTCGAACCGTCCACGCAGCCATTCCATTGACCACCCAGGCCACCGGTGCTGTCAATACCACGCCGATGGTGGCATCACAACTGACCGGGGCGACAGATATTTCTCTTGGAGCATTCGGCGGATGTGCGACGATGGCGACCGAAACGGTAAAATGCTGGGGTTTGGATAACAGCGGTGCTGTGAATTCCACTTATCAGATCGTCTCTGCTCCCACGGCGTCATTTGCCTTTGGATTTGGTTTAGCCAAATCTGTCAGCATGGGATTGGTTCTGTTGGACAGCATTCCACTTCATGTCTGCGGCATAACAACGTTGGGTGATTTAAAATGCTGGGGCGTCAGTCACTATGGCGAAGCTCACGACACGTTCATGCACAGCACGCCGAACTATGTTTTAAAATAGCCAGCCGTATCTGAATTCAAGATGGGTTTCGAAAATAAAGACATCTGAAGTGTCTTTGGAATCGGAACCCGCATGCTTCCCCTGAAACATGGTACCGTAAGTATAAACACCAATACTGCGCTCGTAACTGAGTGGATGGGCAAACCCGAGTTCACCCGAAATCCCAATACCACTGTAAGTGTGATCCAAACCAAAATAGAACGGATGCAGCCTTAAAGAAACATCCGTGTACCATTTTTTGTCGTGGGAAAACAGTTCGGCAAATCCACCGACTGTCGCACTGATATGCTGTCCGGTACTGATTCCGCCAGAACTTGCACTGGCAACATAGGCATAAGGGCGCCTTTCAAAGTCACCACCCGCCAGATAACCATATTGAACTTTGAAAAGAGCATTGCGATAGGTCCAATGACGTTTCGTGAAAGCGACTTCGCCCTTGATATCAAACAGGCGCTGACTGCCGGACACATCCAGAAAATTATTAAACTGGAACGTGCTGGTGTAAGCACTGGTACGAATCGTGCGATCCACTTTCCAGTTCCAGCGACGTGCAAATGAAAGTGTGTCGAATGTGAAGGACTGCAGATCCAAAGTAGTCACGATCGGGCTGGTGTCCTGCTTTTGAGCAGCTCCCATCAATCCGGCCCCCACCCACATCACGTCACGGGAACAAAAATCTTTTCCGACTTTGTCCAGTACCGGCATGGCCTGCACTTTCATTTCCTGATTCACCCCACGCACGTGGAACAGGTAACGGAAGCTTTCATCACCAAACAATTCCAGGGGCACCGAAATAAAATTGGCATTTTCAGGAATATTCAACGAGATCAGAAACTTCCCGGTGTCGGCTTTGAGAGGCAGATTCACCAAAGGCAGGATCACCGGCTTCAGGGCTTTTTTGTCCTTATCATACAATAAGATGCGACGGCTCCAGAAACGGATGTCCAGATTTTCTTTCAGTTCACCGGAAATCTTCAACTGCAGCGTGCTTTGTTCGGGAAATTTCACGATCTCGAACTGTTCCCATTCAACCTGAGGTTCGCGCAGAATATTGCGGCAATCCGTCTGAAAGGGATGGATATTCTTTTGCAAAGAAGAAAATGGCACGACTTCAACGCGCGCCTTATTCAAGGTCTGCTGCGCCCACGCAGGAGCGCCCAACATCAATGCAGCAACAAAAATTCCAAGAGCTTTATTGAGAGACGCCAAAATAGAACACCCCAGTATCACTCCAAGCCGACGCCTGGTACTTGTTTCTGCCACGAATACGATAATACCACTGGCCGTTTTTCATCGGCTTTTTCAGAATGTATTCCTGTGCTTCGACTTTAATTTCAGTATTCTTTGCAAAGTTCTGATCCTGGGACAGCTGCAGGACGTACCATTCATTTTCCGGTGATTCAGACCACGTGAACTTGATCGACACCGGAACACCACGAGGAATCAGGAATACTTCGTTTTTCTTCGGAGTCATGGTTTTTGGTGCGATCAAAGGACCCGGTTTGCCATAAGAAACCGCCAGAATGGGCGTCGGCAGACCGAACAGTTTACTTTCATCCACTACCGGCCATACACGGAAATAGTACCAGCCCTCTTCAGTGACTGAATGGAAAAACTCTACATTCTCGGTATCGAGCATCTGGGATCCAGCCATTTTCGGATCCCGGCTTAGTTCAACACGGTATCTTTTGGCCGCTTCGCGATGAGTCCACACAAGGTGGAACTGAGGTGTTGATCCCGCTTGTTCAAAGACCGGAGGCAAAACTTCTTTTTTCTCGATCGACGGGCCCTTGATAACGCCTTTAACCTGATAAACCTCAGATGGCGGGGAATATTCACCTTCGACAGAACGAGCCACCAGACGCATGTAACCTGGAACGGTTTCGTTGTGCTTCAGCTCATAGGGGGGCTTTTCAACGACCACGTTCTTCAGAATTTTACTGAACTTCGGCCCCTCGCCGATCTGAACCAGATAATCAACGGCATAGGGAACCGGATTCCAGGTCAAAGTCATTTCTGACATGTTCGTGGCACCGATTTTTTCATCAGACTTTGAAAGCAACGGTGCTGACAGTGGCGGGCGCACAATCACTTTTGCCGGATCTGACCAGTCTGAATACAAGTTGTTGCCATACGCTTTGCGCGCACGGATGTTGTATTCACCGGACATATCCAGGAAGCTTTTTAAAGGTTCGGGGCCTTCGTATTCATCAAAGATTTCTTCAAAGCCCTTATTCTTTCCAACCTGCATGTGGAATTTTTCACCGGGCTTTGAATCCTTGACCGGAACATTCAATGTCCATTTACCGCGTTCTTTAAACGCTAGGGCCGGCTGACCGATCTTGGCACTTCCCAGTCGTTCGATGCGGAAGGTGCGCGTTTCAGAAAAATGCGGAACTCCATCCGTGTTTTCAACCAGACGCCAATAATATTCACCCGTACCCAGATCTTTGGGAATCACCGCCTCTTTCATTTCAGAGACATCTTCAGAACGGGTTTCCGTCAGGAAGTCTGCCGTGCGGCTGGTCTGCAAAGTCAGCTTTTTACCTTCCGCGCCCTTCCAACGGAAGAACTCCAGTCCCTGGCCATACAGAATCTTTTTCGGAGCCGGTTCGACCAGAATCAGTTTTTCTTTTTCCACTGTGGTCATGGTCAACGCTGTCGGGACCTTTTTCACTTCAGACTCAGGCGTTATCTTGATGTCACCGCCACCCCCGGCTGAAACTTCGGAAGTTCCACCAGCGGCGCCACCCCCAGCACCCTGTTCGTCTTTTTTATCTTTGTCGTCCTTAGGGGCCGTGGGATCAGAAATACTCAAAGCCTCGCCAGCGCCCAAAGTTTTCTTCTGGTCTCCATTTTCCAATGTCACAGAGCCTGACGCCATGGAAAGTGTCAGCTGGCCAGAGGCATCCTTTTTGGCAAATAATCCAAAGGGACCATCGGCTTTCAACACCAGATCGGAATTCCCGACACGCACGCTTAAAGGTTTTCCCTGCCCTTTACCTTCCACTTGCAGGCTGCCGCGTTCCAGATTCAACGCCAGCGTCCCGGCTTGTGGATTTTCGGTGATGCGCAGAAGTGTTTCTGCAGGAACGTGAATGACGTCCTTGTTGCGCATTTCAAGCAGGGCTTCAGAAGATGGACCGGTGAAAACTTCCGATCCGTTATAAAGTTTTTGTGATTGAGCGGCATCGGCCCAGAAAAAACCAGTGGAGTGTTTATAGCGCAGTTCGTTTTTTACATTGCGAACTTCTGCCAGTGTCGGGCCAAGATTTTCATTATTTACTTCGGCCTTGAACAGAAACTGCTTTGCCACAATGAAAGACAAGACCGAAATTCCAAGAAGACATGCTACGATGATTTTTTTCATGTGATGAAATCATTATGGCCGAGGCATTACACCCCCGCCACAAGATTTAGCGGAACACTGGACACCGCGACCTAGGTCACGACATCTTCTGCAGAAGAACTTCGAACTCCGTACCACGTCCGTCTTTCACCGGACTGCGCACAGAAACTTTTCCGTCATGCGCTTCGACGACCGCTTTTACAAACGTCAATCCCAAGCCCATGCCGTATTCAGAGCGGCTCTTGTCGCTGCGATAAAGCTTCTGCCAGATCATGCCGTGTTCATCCGCCGAAATACCCGGCCCGGAATCCGTCACCCGTATAATGACGTTTTCAGTTTGATTGATGGTTTCAATCGTCACTTCACCACCCGGAGGTGTGTACTTGTGCGCATTATCCAGAAGGTTCGCGACAACACGACTGATCAGTTTCGCATCGACCATGGCCCAGTCATGACTGTCGAGCTTCTGAATAACTTTGATGTCTTTTTCTTCGAAGGCCATTTCGTACAGGCTCATGATCTCTTTTACCAGATCACTGATGAATTTCTTTTCGATCTTCAGCTTCTTACTGCGGTTTTCAGCCTCGGTGATATCCGTCAGCACCTGCAGAAAGTTCAGGATCTTGTCCGAGTTTTCAAAACAGCTCTGCAAAGCCTCGCGATAGGATTCAACATCCCCTTCACTGGTCAGCGCCAGTTCCGCTCGCCCGCGCAAACGGGTCACCGGAGTGCGAATATCGTGAGCCAGGTGATCAAAGGCCTCTTTCAGGCCATTCACCAGATTTTCGATCTTATCGAGCATCTTATTGAACAGAACCTTCAATTCTTCCAGCTCGTCATCACTGCCCCCGATCGGAACACGTGTGGACAGGGAACCGCCTTCAATCTTTTTCATCGAAGTGATCAGCTCACGCACCGGGCTGAGCGTTCGGTTGGACAGGAACAAGCCCCCCAGGAAACCAATCAAGGCCACCGGAAGAAGCAACCACCAGAAGATCTTTTGCAGGTTGCGCAACTGCAGACTCAGGCTTTCGGTGCTTTTCCCCACCACCAGACGGCTGCCATCTTTCAGGGTTGTGCCCAGAATGATAATCGTGTCGCCCCCGTGCATTTCACGCATGGCAAATTCAAAGATCTGACCGCGATGGCGGTTCATTTCTTCTTTAAGCATTTCCATGTTCAATTTGAAGCTGGGGAAGGGCTCGTGATGGAAGGTCACTTCCCCTTTGGGGCTGAAAACACTGACCAGCAACGCAGCGTCGCGGTCATAGTTGGGAATGTACAGGAAGTAGTCATTAAATTCCCCCAGACCCCGCACTTCGATGCGGTTGCGGTATTCTTCCAGCTTGGAAGACAGCACGCCACGCTCCTGCTCTTGCAGGCCGTGACTGATCTGAAAATAAAGGAAGCTAAAGATGACTGTGGAACTTAGAATCAGCACCAGAGAATACGCAAGCGTCAGCTTGGTGCTGATTCGGAAGAGGGTCGGTTTAAGACGACTTGAGAACATATCCTACGCCTCTAACCGTGTAGATAAGGCGTGTAGGGAAATCTTTTTCCAGTTTGTTTCTGAGTCGGCATACAAGTACGTCCACCACGTTCGTTTGAGGGTCAAAATCATAGTTCCAGACTTCCTTAAGGATTGTCTGCTTACCAATGATTTTATTTGGATTACTCATGAACAGGTCAAGAAGAACAAATTCTCTTTCCTGAAGGTCGAGTTTTCTGCCGGCACGAACCACATCACGGTTCAGACGGTTCAGTTTCAGGTCCTGGAAAATCAGTTGAGTCACTTCGGATGCTTTTTGAGAACGCTTCAAAAGGTTCTTCACACGGATCTGAAGTTCGGCCATTGCGAAAGGTTTGGTCAGGTAGTCATCGCCACCCATGCTTAGACCCTTCAGGCGGTCATCCAATTCACGCAAAGCGCTGAGGATCAGAATCGGTGTGTTGATTTCTTTTTCGCGCAAAGACTTTGCGAAAGTGTAACCATCCATTTCAGGCAGCATCAAATCCAAAACAATAATATCGTAATGATTGGTTTGTGCTTTTTCAAAGGCGCGGCGTCCGTTGGATTCAACATCGACCTCACCTTCAAGTTCGCCCAGGCCTTGTTTCACTATTGTTGCGATCTCGTTATCGTCTTCGACTACTAAGCATCTCATCGAGAGTCACCTTTGTTACTGGTTCGTAAAATCTATATGCAATTTATAGCAGATTTGTTTCTAAACAAAAGTAGCAAATTTCACATTGGTGCCCTTAATAGCCTATATTACATAGATTTAATCGGGTTTAGTCCTGGGATTGCAAAGATGAAACCATTTCCCCTCTGAAACGGGGTTGCCAAACGAAAAAAAACAGGCTCCTGGTCAGGGAGCCTGTCGACATGGTCATGGTAGATTTAGACTAGCGGGAATTAACGTTTCAACTGAATAACTTCGTTCAGAAGTTCATCCGTCGTCGTGATGGTTTTGGCATTGGCCTGGAAACCACGCTGATTCTGGATCATGTTTACGAACTCTGTAGCCAGATCCACTGTGGATCTTTCCAAGGATTTCGCGAACAATTTACCGCGGCCCGCAGCGCCTGGAGCACCTACGGAAGCAGTACCGGAGTCTCTGGATTCTTTCAAACGGTTGTTACCAACTTTGAACAGAGCTTCCGGGTTTTCGAACTTAGCCAAAGCGATCTGGGCAAGGTCATTGGCCTGACCGTTGGAATAAACCGCTGTCAATGTACCTTCGTCATTGAAGGACAAGCCAGTGATTGTACCCGCAGCCGCGCCATCCTGGTGCCAGGAGATCAGGTCCGAGTTTTTACCGTACTGTTTAGTACCGTCCAAACCTTTACCGCCGTCCTTGATCGCATCACCGAAGTTCAGCTTCACTTGCTGGTCCTGCAAAGCACCGCCTTTGAAGTTGAAGTTCGTGGAAGTTGTTTCCTGGGAATCAAGTTTACCGTCAACAGTAAACATCAGTTTACCAGCAGCAACTTCAGACATTTTGCCTTCTTCGCCACCAGAAATCTCTTTACCGTCAACCAAACCTTTGAATTCCCATTCACGGTCGTTAACTTTGTTGAAGAAGAAGCTGACAAGGTGTTTGTTACCCTGAGAGTCATACATCTCAACGCCTGTAGAGTAGTGAGAAGTGGAGTATGGATCAGCAACATCGAATTTCTTCGTTGGCTCCATACGGGAGTCAAGGTTCAGATCCAGTTTCAATTCTTTGGTTGCTTTCGCAGGGATCAGAGCGCGCGGGAATTTGATATCCGTCATTTTGTTAACGATATTGCCCTTCTCGTCTGTAGAGAAGCCCTGAACTTTTTGATTGTCGTTGGTTACCAGGTAACCTTCACGGTCAAAGTGGAAGGAACCGTCACGAGTGAAGGATTCACCGTCAGAACCTTTAACTTTGAAGTAACCGTCACCGGAGATAGCAAGGTCCGTCACTTTTTCAGTGGCGTCGATGTTACCCTGGGAAAGGATTGGATTTACGGCACCGATCTTCACACCGCGACCAATTTGGTTACCACCAACAATACCTTTTAGATTTTTGGAGATGATGTCCTGGAACTCTGCACGGCTTGCCTTGAAACCGATAGTGTTCGCATTGGCGATATTGTCCCCGATAACACCCAGAGCCTCGCCCTGTGCTGTCATACCGGATACACCAGTGTACAATGAAGAAAGAATACCCATGTGACCTCCATGTCGTTGGCAGAATTAGTCGAATTCCGCCGTTTTGGAGGGCCTCCTCTACGAGGACCAGCCCTAATATTAAATTGTGCAATCCATTGCTATCTGTCACTTCAGGACAGCTTCACAATTTATCCGCCGTAGCTCATTCATGAGCGAAGGAGGATTCCGCGCTTATAACACCACTGTTGAATCGATGTTGGTGAACACGTTCTCTTTGAGCGCATTCTTGTCCATCACCGTGACAACCGTGTTGTTCTTCACGCTGACAATCAGTGCCGAGTCATTCATCAAAATCAATGAATCCTTGGAACCTTTTGCCGCCGCTCTCGAAACCGCGTCTGAAAGTTTTGAGATGTCCTCTGGAGAATAATTGATTCCCCGGGTTCTCATACGCTCAATCGCATGATTCGAAAACTTAACCCCTTCCGCGCCCTTCACCGGGCCTGCAGGATTCATCTGTCCCAGGTTCTGAGGCTTCAAGCCTCCGAGCTGATCCAGCGTGTCCTTGAAGGAAGGTCCCGTACCATCCAGCTGAGGTTGTTTAACCTTGGCCGGCTGCTGCGGGATGAGTTGATCTAGAGTCTGTATCTTTTTTAAATCGACCATTACTTCGCTGTCTCCTTAGCGATCTTTTCCATCATGTCGCGGGACAAGCCCACATTGTTCATGATGTTAGATTTTGCTACAGGAGCAGGATTCATGGAAGAGTTTTGTAACTCTGCATTCCCCTCTTTCATAGTTTGTCCTTTAGCATCATCTTTCTTCAAGTCTAGGTTTGTTACATCATTTACTTTCTGGTCGGTGGTCATAAGACGTGGGTCTGTAATCTTCTTCACGTCAGAGAAACGAATCGCCTGATTTCCCACGTGAAGCACAGGGCCTTCATTGGAATAGCTCACACCAGTGATCATTCCGTCGAAGTCTGTTTTGATTCCCATCTTCTTGCCGTCAGCAGTTTTTGCTTCTGCGATGAATTGATATTCACCAGGCAAAGCTTTCATTGCTTTTTCGTCTTCACCATTCCAGGTCAGTTTGTTTTCGCCCGCTTTCAGTGATTTCAGATTGTACGTGCGCACGACATTCCCTTCGGCATCACGAACTTTCACCGACACTTCGCTTGCAGCCATTGGCAGAGTGAATTTGAAATCATGCTCTCTGTCATTCGTGCCGCGCACCACTTTGGAAGAATCACCTGCGACTGCTTTACCGATCAGATTCAGTGCCTGGAAGTTTTCCGAAGGCTTCTGACCGTTCTTCATTTCATCAAGTGACTTGTTCATGTTCTGCATCTGCTCCAGAGAGGAGAAGCTTGCCAACTGTGCCGCCATCTCATGGCTCTTCAGTGGATTCGTCGGATCCTGATTTTTCATCTGTGTCAGCATCAGCTTGAAGAAGGCATCCTTGTCCAAGCTTGGGTTGCCGACAGCACGGGTTTTCTTGGAGGGATCTGTCCAGTTGGCATCGACAATTTTATTCAGAACTTCGCCGACGTTTTCACCGCCCAGCTTTTCTCTGTCTGCCACGCTCATGTTGGACGCTCCGGCCGTCTCAGGTTTTGTCTGAGTCGCTCCGAATGCATTCACTCCCAATTTCGCGTTAACCATCGTCATGCATAACTCCTTTATGCTACCAGGTTCAGTCCACTGCCACGGCCTTCAACTTTGCGGGACACGCTTTGTGTCTCGATCGGCTGAAGTGGATCACGGCGACCGCCATAACCTTTCAGTGAAGGCATGTCTGCGAAAGATTCCTTGCGGCCCTGGGAACCGAAGTTCTCGTTGAACTGGTTCCAGAACTGGCGCGTCTGGTCTCTTTGCTGATTGCCGTTCATGTTGGTCTGGTTTTGCATAGCCGTATCCGCGGATGTCGAGTTAACCACATCCACCTTTACATTCTCCATGGACAATTTGTGAGCAGCAAGACTGGTTTTCAGTTCAGCTAGACTGGACTCGATGGCTTTTTTGGCCTCCTGAGTATCTGCTGACATCTGCATGTTCACTTTACCGTCCTGAAGCATGACTTTCAGGTGAATGGTTCCCATACCCTCCGGGGTCATCTGAACCTTCATTTCGCCGCCGCCGCGTTTGATCAGGTATTGAGCCTGATTCATCAGCTGCTTCACGGCTGCTTCATTTTCCCTGGCATCAACCGGTGCCTGTGGAGCCGTCCCTGCCAGTGGCAAAGCCGCATCCATTTTCAGGGACTCGCCCTTGATTGGAGCGCCATGAACACCCTGAAGACCCTCGAGACTGAATTTTTCACCCAGCTCCTTTGTCTCCACACCTTTGGTGAATTGGCCTGCCATGGAATCCTGGGATTGCTGTTGCATCAGGTTGCCACCCTGGGATTCATTGCGCATGAATTCCTGGGAAAGCTTGGACTGCACTTCCAGCGGATTCAAAGCCTGAGCTGTCGGGATCTTCGGAGCCTCTGGCGTTTTTACCGCCTGAGTGAATTCCGCCATCAGATCCGCGCCCTGTTCAGAGGCTTGAGCTTCCGCCACGACGCCAGTTCCCTGAGCGGCCTGTGCTTCAGTCGCTTTCTTTGCCGCCAAGGCCGCCAGCAACGCCGGCGACATGGTGTCCTTCATCTGACCCTGCAGATGCGGTGGAAGTTCAGGAAGCTTTGCCGCCGGCTGCTGAGGCATTTCCGGAAGTGGCATGTCCATCGGGATTTCCTGTTTCGGAATATCCGCAAAAGACGCCTCATCCAAATCCATGTTCTGCATGGCTGCGGCATCAAGCTGTCCCAGCGCTGCTGAAGGCAATGGTTTTGCCTGCGCGTCTGTCCAGAATTTTTGATTTAAACGGTCGACGGTATTACCCAGCATGTTCTGCTTTGCCTGCGCCTGTTCAGCGCGCAGCTGCACACCGGCCTGAGTCACCACGCCAGCACCCACAGCAAATTCCGGAGCCTTCGCCGGCGCAGGAGTCTGCTGTAACTGCAGCAACAAGCCCGCATACATCGCCTGCGCTTTGTCTGCGTCCTCATCACTGAGTCCCAATTGAGAGATCACGGCTTGTGCCGTCTCTTCCGGGGATTGTACTAGTTGGGTGTCGTCCAGCTGGGACATCGCCTCCACGAGTCGCGTGGGGGATATTTCGAATTCACTCTCGAAGGAGTCCATGAATTCTTTTATTTTTTGCTGTCGAACCGTTCCCTTTCGTTCTGTTTTCCCATCGTTTTGGCTGACCTCGGGTTCCTTCCCCTTTCTCGCTTCGGTCTTTTCAGGC is from Bdellovibrio bacteriovorus str. Tiberius and encodes:
- a CDS encoding HAMP domain-containing sensor histidine kinase gives rise to the protein MFSSRLKPTLFRISTKLTLAYSLVLILSSTVIFSFLYFQISHGLQEQERGVLSSKLEEYRNRIEVRGLGEFNDYFLYIPNYDRDAALLVSVFSPKGEVTFHHEPFPSFKLNMEMLKEEMNRHRGQIFEFAMREMHGGDTIIILGTTLKDGSRLVVGKSTESLSLQLRNLQKIFWWLLLPVALIGFLGGLFLSNRTLSPVRELITSMKKIEGGSLSTRVPIGGSDDELEELKVLFNKMLDKIENLVNGLKEAFDHLAHDIRTPVTRLRGRAELALTSEGDVESYREALQSCFENSDKILNFLQVLTDITEAENRSKKLKIEKKFISDLVKEIMSLYEMAFEEKDIKVIQKLDSHDWAMVDAKLISRVVANLLDNAHKYTPPGGEVTIETINQTENVIIRVTDSGPGISADEHGMIWQKLYRSDKSRSEYGMGLGLTFVKAVVEAHDGKVSVRSPVKDGRGTEFEVLLQKMS
- a CDS encoding response regulator transcription factor, with product MRCLVVEDDNEIATIVKQGLGELEGEVDVESNGRRAFEKAQTNHYDIIVLDLMLPEMDGYTFAKSLREKEINTPILILSALRELDDRLKGLSMGGDDYLTKPFAMAELQIRVKNLLKRSQKASEVTQLIFQDLKLNRLNRDVVRAGRKLDLQEREFVLLDLFMSNPNKIIGKQTILKEVWNYDFDPQTNVVDVLVCRLRNKLEKDFPTRLIYTVRGVGYVLKSS
- a CDS encoding flagellar hook protein FlgE, with amino-acid sequence MGILSSLYTGVSGMTAQGEALGVIGDNIANANTIGFKASRAEFQDIISKNLKGIVGGNQIGRGVKIGAVNPILSQGNIDATEKVTDLAISGDGYFKVKGSDGESFTRDGSFHFDREGYLVTNDNQKVQGFSTDEKGNIVNKMTDIKFPRALIPAKATKELKLDLNLDSRMEPTKKFDVADPYSTSHYSTGVEMYDSQGNKHLVSFFFNKVNDREWEFKGLVDGKEISGGEEGKMSEVAAGKLMFTVDGKLDSQETTSTNFNFKGGALQDQQVKLNFGDAIKDGGKGLDGTKQYGKNSDLISWHQDGAAAGTITGLSFNDEGTLTAVYSNGQANDLAQIALAKFENPEALFKVGNNRLKESRDSGTASVGAPGAAGRGKLFAKSLERSTVDLATEFVNMIQNQRGFQANAKTITTTDELLNEVIQLKR
- a CDS encoding TIGR02530 family flagellar biosynthesis protein; amino-acid sequence: MVDLKKIQTLDQLIPQQPAKVKQPQLDGTGPSFKDTLDQLGGLKPQNLGQMNPAGPVKGAEGVKFSNHAIERMRTRGINYSPEDISKLSDAVSRAAAKGSKDSLILMNDSALIVSVKNNTVVTVMDKNALKENVFTNIDSTVVL
- a CDS encoding flagellar hook assembly protein FlgD — protein: MTMVNAKLGVNAFGATQTKPETAGASNMSVADREKLGGENVGEVLNKIVDANWTDPSKKTRAVGNPSLDKDAFFKLMLTQMKNQDPTNPLKSHEMAAQLASFSSLEQMQNMNKSLDEMKNGQKPSENFQALNLIGKAVAGDSSKVVRGTNDREHDFKFTLPMAASEVSVKVRDAEGNVVRTYNLKSLKAGENKLTWNGEDEKAMKALPGEYQFIAEAKTADGKKMGIKTDFDGMITGVSYSNEGPVLHVGNQAIRFSDVKKITDPRLMTTDQKVNDVTNLDLKKDDAKGQTMKEGNAELQNSSMNPAPVAKSNIMNNVGLSRDMMEKIAKETAK
- a CDS encoding flagellar hook-length control protein FliK encodes the protein MDSFESEFEISPTRLVEAMSQLDDTQLVQSPEETAQAVISQLGLSDEDADKAQAMYAGLLLQLQQTPAPAKAPEFAVGAGVVTQAGVQLRAEQAQAKQNMLGNTVDRLNQKFWTDAQAKPLPSAALGQLDAAAMQNMDLDEASFADIPKQEIPMDMPLPEMPQQPAAKLPELPPHLQGQMKDTMSPALLAALAAKKATEAQAAQGTGVVAEAQASEQGADLMAEFTQAVKTPEAPKIPTAQALNPLEVQSKLSQEFMRNESQGGNLMQQQSQDSMAGQFTKGVETKELGEKFSLEGLQGVHGAPIKGESLKMDAALPLAGTAPQAPVDARENEAAVKQLMNQAQYLIKRGGGEMKVQMTPEGMGTIHLKVMLQDGKVNMQMSADTQEAKKAIESSLAELKTSLAAHKLSMENVKVDVVNSTSADTAMQNQTNMNGNQQRDQTRQFWNQFNENFGSQGRKESFADMPSLKGYGGRRDPLQPIETQSVSRKVEGRGSGLNLVA